A genomic stretch from Eretmochelys imbricata isolate rEreImb1 chromosome 24, rEreImb1.hap1, whole genome shotgun sequence includes:
- the ADAR gene encoding double-stranded RNA-specific adenosine deaminase isoform X2 has product MNTGFGRGKGSYQTPPKHNYCSPNPAFFNNSLVPQGSNLDRFRNQQIQFLLGQITEAPLYPFCEQRPQVEQHIRGPRAAVPIPRGSGHNSWGTAGRFRPPYISQQTQSLPSYPPTQYNYRKSEREFDHFNLSFQRLTVAGQDREQEILTILGQLRRGESCTVHELAHKLKTRKKEVNHYLYKLLQEGKLHKGGETPPLWRIADRSGSVGAVHEGSATADGNHCKDAASESQEKESSTVSSEDNTESPIMAEVKEKICNYLFNVTDSTAYNLAKNIGFSKAKDVNATLSALEKLGEVHKENTTPPKWSLTDKKRERMQIKVKANEVTEMAPPAPEPEFPAACVEPDLQESVLPFTEVKMEEEANVKNGQQASEQTEQTDTPEPGLRARKPRYRFMNYDNSENGKWATDDIPDDLNAINKQADEWRCIMESPSSPSYAAQFDTAFQCTPLEKLIACQEKNPVSGLIEYSQYTYQRCEFALLEQSGPSHEPRFKFQAVINGRRFPPAEAGSKKLAKQEAAANAMKILMREAENEGEDGMEGEESFVPDSAEAELPARPEPEPPSAAAQLHLSSGKNPISILMEYGQKSGSTCEFQLLSQEGPPHDPKFKYCVKVGEQTFPAVIANSKKGAKQMAAEVAVKILRGEAGGQFFPEQPSVEVPSEPSLDPPVAQPLNPDESKAATAKGIGELIKYLNANPVSGLLEYARSNGFAAEFKMIDQTGPPHDPKFVYQAKVGGRWFPAVTAHNKKQGKQEAADAALRVLIGETEKAERTEGLSITELPVSGSTLHDQIAMLSHQRFNALTARIQHSLLGRKILAAIIMRRGEEGLGVVVSIGTGNRCVKGEELSLKGETVNDCHAEIISRRGFVRFLYSELMKYNPADPSSTEQSIFESAGENRLKIKDDVTFHLYVSTAPCGDGALFDKSCSDQASTVGESQHQPLFENPKQGKLRTKVENGESCKTSRALAPSMLQCRECWRLYLPVTLRISSRKCSLPVTPGQMGA; this is encoded by the exons ATGAACACAGGTTTTGGTCGAGGCAAAGGCTCTTATCAAACACCCCCAAAACATAACTACTGCAGTCCTAATCCAGCCTTTTTTAATAACTCTCTCGTCCCACAGGGAAGTAATCTCGACAGATTCAGAAACCAGCAGATACAGTTCCTATTGGGGCAAATCACTGAAGCTCCCCTGTACCCATTTTGCGAACAAAGGCCACAAGTAGAACAACACATCAGGGGTCCGCGAGCTGCTGTACCAATTCCTAGAGGGAGTGGGCACAAcagctggggcacagctgggagaTTTAGACCCCCGTATATCAGTCAGCAAACGCAAAGTTTACCGTCTTATCCCCCAACTCAGTACAACTACAGAAAATCAGAAAGGGAATTTGACCACTTCAACCTGAGTTTCCAGAGACTGACTGTTGCTGGGCAAGACAGGGAGCAAGAAATTTTGACAATTTTAGGGCAGCTTAGGCGGGGGGAGTCCTGTACAGTTCACGAACTCGCCCATAAACTTAAAACCCGAAAGAAAGAAGTCAATCATTATCTGTACAAACTTCTCCAGGAAGGTAAATTGCATAAAGGAGGAGAGACGCCCCCGTTGTGGCGGATCGCAGACAGATCTGGCTCTGTAGGGGCCGTGCACGAAGGAAGTGCCACCGCCGACGGGAATCATTGCAAAGACGCAGCTTCTGAGAGTCAAGAAAAGGAAAGCTCCACGGTTAGCTCAGAAGACAATACTGAATCTCCCATCATGGCTGAAGTCAAGGAGAAAATCTGTAACTATTTGTTCAATGTCACAGACTCCACAGCATACAACCTTGCAAAAAACATTGGTTTTTCAAAGGCCAAGGATGTTAACGCCACTCTCAGTGCCCTGGAAAAACTGGGAGAGGTCCACAAGGAGAACACAACCCCCCCAAAATGGTCCCTCACTGACAAGAAACGGGAGCGGATGCAGATCAAAGTAAAAGCCAATGAAGTAACGGAAATGGCACCTCCCGCCCCAGAGCCAGAGTTTCCAGCTGCCTGCGTAGAACCAGATCTGCAGGAGAGTGTGTTGCCTTTCACAGAGGTAAAGATGGAAGAAGAAGCAAATGTAAAGAATggacagcaagcctctgagcaaACAGAACAGACTGACACTCCTGAGCCAGGCCTGCGAGCCCGGAAGCCCAGATACCGCTTCATGAACTATGACAACTCTGAAAATGGCAAGTGGGCCACAGATGACATTCCAGATGACTTGAATGCCATCAATAAGCAGGCGGATGAGTGGAGATGCATCATGGAATCCCCCTCATCTCCCAGCTACGCTGCCCAGTTTGATACTGCTTTCCAGTGTACGCCCTTAGAAAAGCTGATTGCCTGTCAGGAGAAGAACCCAGTCAGCGGCCTCATCGAATATAGCCAGTACACTTACCAGCGCTGTGAATTTGCCCTTTTGGAGCAGAGCGGACCCTCACATGAACCAAG ATTTAAGTTCCAGGCTGTTATAAATGGGCGCCGGTTCCCACCAGCGGAAGCAGGTAGCAAAAAACTGGCCAAGCAGGAGGCAGCTGCCAACGCCATGAAAATCCTGATGCGCGAAGCTGAGAACGAAGGGGAGGATGGCATGGAAGGGGAGGAGTCATTTGTCCCAGACAGCGCCGAAGCAGAGTTG CCTGCACGCCCAGAACCAGAGCCTCCATCTGCCGCGGCACAGCTACACTTGTCCTCTGGGAAGAACCCCATCAGCATATTAATGGAATATGGACAGAAGTCAGGGAGCACGTGCGAATTCCAGCTGCTGTCCCAGGAGGGACCACCCCATGACCCCAA GTTCAAATACTGCGTGAAGGTGGGTGAGCAGACTTTCCCCGCGGTGATAGCCAACAGCAAGAAGGGAGCAAAGCAGATGGCAGCTGAGGTTGCTGTGAAGATCCTCCgcggggaggctggggggcagtTCTTCCCAGAACAG CCTTCCGTAGAGGTCCCAAGCGAGCCGTCCCTGGATCCGCCTGTTGCTCAGCCCCTGAATCCAGATGAGTCAAAAGCAGCAACAGCCAAGGGCATTGGGGAGCTGATCAAATACCTCAATGCCAATCCTGTCAGTGGCCTGCTGGAATATGCCCGTTCCAATGGGTttgcagcagagttcaaaatgaTCGATCAGACGGGACCTCCTCACGATCCGAA GTTTGTCTACCAAGCCAAGGTTGGAGGTCGTTGGTTCCCAGCTGTGACTGCACACAACAAAAAGCAAGGCAAGCAGGAAGCGGCCGACGCAGCGCTCAGAGTCCTGATTGGGGAAACGGAGAAGGCTGAGCGCACCGAAGGACTGAGCATCACAGAG ctccctGTGAGCGGCAGTACCCTGCATGATCAGATAGCTATGCTAAGCCACCAGCGCTTCAACGCCCTCACTGCTCGCATCCAGCACAGCCTGCTCGGACGGAAGATCCTGGCTGCAATCATCATGAGGCGAGGAGAAGAGGGCCTGGGAGTTGTGGTCAGCATTGGCACAG GTAATCGCTGCgtgaagggggaggagctgagccTGAAGGGAGAGACTGTGAATGACTGCCATGCAGAAATCATTTCCCGACGAGGCTTCGTGAG GTTTCTCTACAGTGAGCTGATGAAGTACAATCCCGCCGATCCCTCCTCCACAGAACAGAGCATATTTGAGTCAGCAGGAGAAAACAGGCTCAAAATAAAAGATGATGTGACCTTTCACCTCTACGTCAG CACGGCGCCTTGTGGAGATGGGGCCCTCTTCGATAAATCCTGCAGTGACCAGGCAAGCACAGTGGGGGAAAGCCAGCATCAGCCTCTCTTTGAGAATCCCAAGCAGGGTAAACTGCGCACCAAGGTGGAGAATGGTGAGTCTTGCAAAACCTCAAGAGCCCTCGCTCCGAGCATGCTGCAGTGCCGAGAATGCTGGCGTCTGTATCTTCCAGTCACCCTGAGGATCAGCAGCAGGAAGTGCTCCCTGCCAGTAACCCCTGGCCAGATGGGGGCTTAG
- the ADAR gene encoding double-stranded RNA-specific adenosine deaminase isoform X1, with amino-acid sequence MNTGFGRGKGSYQTPPKHNYCSPNPAFFNNSLVPQGSNLDRFRNQQIQFLLGQITEAPLYPFCEQRPQVEQHIRGPRAAVPIPRGSGHNSWGTAGRFRPPYISQQTQSLPSYPPTQYNYRKSEREFDHFNLSFQRLTVAGQDREQEILTILGQLRRGESCTVHELAHKLKTRKKEVNHYLYKLLQEGKLHKGGETPPLWRIADRSGSVGAVHEGSATADGNHCKDAASESQEKESSTVSSEDNTESPIMAEVKEKICNYLFNVTDSTAYNLAKNIGFSKAKDVNATLSALEKLGEVHKENTTPPKWSLTDKKRERMQIKVKANEVTEMAPPAPEPEFPAACVEPDLQESVLPFTEVKMEEEANVKNGQQASEQTEQTDTPEPGLRARKPRYRFMNYDNSENGKWATDDIPDDLNAINKQADEWRCIMESPSSPSYAAQFDTAFQCTPLEKLIACQEKNPVSGLIEYSQYTYQRCEFALLEQSGPSHEPRFKFQAVINGRRFPPAEAGSKKLAKQEAAANAMKILMREAENEGEDGMEGEESFVPDSAEAELPARPEPEPPSAAAQLHLSSGKNPISILMEYGQKSGSTCEFQLLSQEGPPHDPKFKYCVKVGEQTFPAVIANSKKGAKQMAAEVAVKILRGEAGGQFFPEQPSVEVPSEPSLDPPVAQPLNPDESKAATAKGIGELIKYLNANPVSGLLEYARSNGFAAEFKMIDQTGPPHDPKFVYQAKVGGRWFPAVTAHNKKQGKQEAADAALRVLIGETEKAERTEGLSITELPVSGSTLHDQIAMLSHQRFNALTARIQHSLLGRKILAAIIMRRGEEGLGVVVSIGTGNRCVKGEELSLKGETVNDCHAEIISRRGFVRFLYSELMKYNPADPSSTEQSIFESAGENRLKIKDDVTFHLYVSTAPCGDGALFDKSCSDQASTVGESQHQPLFENPKQGKLRTKVENGEGTIPVESSDIVPTWDGIQHGERLRTMSCSDKILRWNVLGLQGALLSHFMQPVYLSSVTLGYLYSQGHLTRAICCRMSRDGSTFEAGLQAPYHVKHPEVGRVSVYDSARQTGKTKESSVNWCLADESEVEVLDGTKGKVDGPKLEVSRVSKRSMFTLFQQLCAKADRKDLQSVALYSDAKEAASAYQGAKQHFFRALEEMSYGSWICKPQEEENFSLSDA; translated from the exons ATGAACACAGGTTTTGGTCGAGGCAAAGGCTCTTATCAAACACCCCCAAAACATAACTACTGCAGTCCTAATCCAGCCTTTTTTAATAACTCTCTCGTCCCACAGGGAAGTAATCTCGACAGATTCAGAAACCAGCAGATACAGTTCCTATTGGGGCAAATCACTGAAGCTCCCCTGTACCCATTTTGCGAACAAAGGCCACAAGTAGAACAACACATCAGGGGTCCGCGAGCTGCTGTACCAATTCCTAGAGGGAGTGGGCACAAcagctggggcacagctgggagaTTTAGACCCCCGTATATCAGTCAGCAAACGCAAAGTTTACCGTCTTATCCCCCAACTCAGTACAACTACAGAAAATCAGAAAGGGAATTTGACCACTTCAACCTGAGTTTCCAGAGACTGACTGTTGCTGGGCAAGACAGGGAGCAAGAAATTTTGACAATTTTAGGGCAGCTTAGGCGGGGGGAGTCCTGTACAGTTCACGAACTCGCCCATAAACTTAAAACCCGAAAGAAAGAAGTCAATCATTATCTGTACAAACTTCTCCAGGAAGGTAAATTGCATAAAGGAGGAGAGACGCCCCCGTTGTGGCGGATCGCAGACAGATCTGGCTCTGTAGGGGCCGTGCACGAAGGAAGTGCCACCGCCGACGGGAATCATTGCAAAGACGCAGCTTCTGAGAGTCAAGAAAAGGAAAGCTCCACGGTTAGCTCAGAAGACAATACTGAATCTCCCATCATGGCTGAAGTCAAGGAGAAAATCTGTAACTATTTGTTCAATGTCACAGACTCCACAGCATACAACCTTGCAAAAAACATTGGTTTTTCAAAGGCCAAGGATGTTAACGCCACTCTCAGTGCCCTGGAAAAACTGGGAGAGGTCCACAAGGAGAACACAACCCCCCCAAAATGGTCCCTCACTGACAAGAAACGGGAGCGGATGCAGATCAAAGTAAAAGCCAATGAAGTAACGGAAATGGCACCTCCCGCCCCAGAGCCAGAGTTTCCAGCTGCCTGCGTAGAACCAGATCTGCAGGAGAGTGTGTTGCCTTTCACAGAGGTAAAGATGGAAGAAGAAGCAAATGTAAAGAATggacagcaagcctctgagcaaACAGAACAGACTGACACTCCTGAGCCAGGCCTGCGAGCCCGGAAGCCCAGATACCGCTTCATGAACTATGACAACTCTGAAAATGGCAAGTGGGCCACAGATGACATTCCAGATGACTTGAATGCCATCAATAAGCAGGCGGATGAGTGGAGATGCATCATGGAATCCCCCTCATCTCCCAGCTACGCTGCCCAGTTTGATACTGCTTTCCAGTGTACGCCCTTAGAAAAGCTGATTGCCTGTCAGGAGAAGAACCCAGTCAGCGGCCTCATCGAATATAGCCAGTACACTTACCAGCGCTGTGAATTTGCCCTTTTGGAGCAGAGCGGACCCTCACATGAACCAAG ATTTAAGTTCCAGGCTGTTATAAATGGGCGCCGGTTCCCACCAGCGGAAGCAGGTAGCAAAAAACTGGCCAAGCAGGAGGCAGCTGCCAACGCCATGAAAATCCTGATGCGCGAAGCTGAGAACGAAGGGGAGGATGGCATGGAAGGGGAGGAGTCATTTGTCCCAGACAGCGCCGAAGCAGAGTTG CCTGCACGCCCAGAACCAGAGCCTCCATCTGCCGCGGCACAGCTACACTTGTCCTCTGGGAAGAACCCCATCAGCATATTAATGGAATATGGACAGAAGTCAGGGAGCACGTGCGAATTCCAGCTGCTGTCCCAGGAGGGACCACCCCATGACCCCAA GTTCAAATACTGCGTGAAGGTGGGTGAGCAGACTTTCCCCGCGGTGATAGCCAACAGCAAGAAGGGAGCAAAGCAGATGGCAGCTGAGGTTGCTGTGAAGATCCTCCgcggggaggctggggggcagtTCTTCCCAGAACAG CCTTCCGTAGAGGTCCCAAGCGAGCCGTCCCTGGATCCGCCTGTTGCTCAGCCCCTGAATCCAGATGAGTCAAAAGCAGCAACAGCCAAGGGCATTGGGGAGCTGATCAAATACCTCAATGCCAATCCTGTCAGTGGCCTGCTGGAATATGCCCGTTCCAATGGGTttgcagcagagttcaaaatgaTCGATCAGACGGGACCTCCTCACGATCCGAA GTTTGTCTACCAAGCCAAGGTTGGAGGTCGTTGGTTCCCAGCTGTGACTGCACACAACAAAAAGCAAGGCAAGCAGGAAGCGGCCGACGCAGCGCTCAGAGTCCTGATTGGGGAAACGGAGAAGGCTGAGCGCACCGAAGGACTGAGCATCACAGAG ctccctGTGAGCGGCAGTACCCTGCATGATCAGATAGCTATGCTAAGCCACCAGCGCTTCAACGCCCTCACTGCTCGCATCCAGCACAGCCTGCTCGGACGGAAGATCCTGGCTGCAATCATCATGAGGCGAGGAGAAGAGGGCCTGGGAGTTGTGGTCAGCATTGGCACAG GTAATCGCTGCgtgaagggggaggagctgagccTGAAGGGAGAGACTGTGAATGACTGCCATGCAGAAATCATTTCCCGACGAGGCTTCGTGAG GTTTCTCTACAGTGAGCTGATGAAGTACAATCCCGCCGATCCCTCCTCCACAGAACAGAGCATATTTGAGTCAGCAGGAGAAAACAGGCTCAAAATAAAAGATGATGTGACCTTTCACCTCTACGTCAG CACGGCGCCTTGTGGAGATGGGGCCCTCTTCGATAAATCCTGCAGTGACCAGGCAAGCACAGTGGGGGAAAGCCAGCATCAGCCTCTCTTTGAGAATCCCAAGCAGGGTAAACTGCGCACCAAGGTGGAGAATG GGGAAGGCACCATTCCCGTGGAGTCGAGTGACATTGTGCCTACGTGGGATGGGATCCAGCATGGGGAGAGGCTGCGCACCATGTCCTGCAGTGACAAAATCCTGCGCTGGAATGTGCTGGGCCTGCAAGGGGCATTGCTGTCGCATTTTATGCAGCCAGTGTACCTCAGCTCCGTCACGCTCG GTTACCTATACAGCCAGGGTCACCTGACACGTGCAATCTGCTGCCGCATGTCGAGAGACGGGAGCACATTTGAAGCAGGTCTCCAGGCTCCGTATCATGTTAAACATCCTGAG GTGGGGAGAGTTAGCGTGTACGACTCCGCCAGGCAGACGGGCAAGACCAAGGAGTCGAGCGTGAACTGGTGTCTTGCTGACGAAAGCGAGGTGGAAGTCCTGGATGGCACAAAAGGCAAAGTAGACGG acCAAAGCTGGAGGTGTCCCGCGTGTCCAAGAGGAGCATGTTCACCCTGTTCCAGCAGCTCTGTGCCAAGGCTGACCGCAAAGACCTGCAGAGCGTCGCGCTGTACTCAGATGCCAAGGAGGCAGCCTCGGCCTACCAGGGAGCCAAGCAGCACTTCTTCAGGGCACTGGAGGAGATGAGTTACGGGAGCTGGATCTGCAAACCCCAGGAAGAGGAGAACTTCTCTCTCTCCGATGCGTAA
- the ADAR gene encoding double-stranded RNA-specific adenosine deaminase isoform X3 yields the protein MAEVKEKICNYLFNVTDSTAYNLAKNIGFSKAKDVNATLSALEKLGEVHKENTTPPKWSLTDKKRERMQIKVKANEVTEMAPPAPEPEFPAACVEPDLQESVLPFTEVKMEEEANVKNGQQASEQTEQTDTPEPGLRARKPRYRFMNYDNSENGKWATDDIPDDLNAINKQADEWRCIMESPSSPSYAAQFDTAFQCTPLEKLIACQEKNPVSGLIEYSQYTYQRCEFALLEQSGPSHEPRFKFQAVINGRRFPPAEAGSKKLAKQEAAANAMKILMREAENEGEDGMEGEESFVPDSAEAELPARPEPEPPSAAAQLHLSSGKNPISILMEYGQKSGSTCEFQLLSQEGPPHDPKFKYCVKVGEQTFPAVIANSKKGAKQMAAEVAVKILRGEAGGQFFPEQPSVEVPSEPSLDPPVAQPLNPDESKAATAKGIGELIKYLNANPVSGLLEYARSNGFAAEFKMIDQTGPPHDPKFVYQAKVGGRWFPAVTAHNKKQGKQEAADAALRVLIGETEKAERTEGLSITELPVSGSTLHDQIAMLSHQRFNALTARIQHSLLGRKILAAIIMRRGEEGLGVVVSIGTGNRCVKGEELSLKGETVNDCHAEIISRRGFVRFLYSELMKYNPADPSSTEQSIFESAGENRLKIKDDVTFHLYVSTAPCGDGALFDKSCSDQASTVGESQHQPLFENPKQGKLRTKVENGEGTIPVESSDIVPTWDGIQHGERLRTMSCSDKILRWNVLGLQGALLSHFMQPVYLSSVTLGYLYSQGHLTRAICCRMSRDGSTFEAGLQAPYHVKHPEVGRVSVYDSARQTGKTKESSVNWCLADESEVEVLDGTKGKVDGPKLEVSRVSKRSMFTLFQQLCAKADRKDLQSVALYSDAKEAASAYQGAKQHFFRALEEMSYGSWICKPQEEENFSLSDA from the exons ATGGCTGAAGTCAAGGAGAAAATCTGTAACTATTTGTTCAATGTCACAGACTCCACAGCATACAACCTTGCAAAAAACATTGGTTTTTCAAAGGCCAAGGATGTTAACGCCACTCTCAGTGCCCTGGAAAAACTGGGAGAGGTCCACAAGGAGAACACAACCCCCCCAAAATGGTCCCTCACTGACAAGAAACGGGAGCGGATGCAGATCAAAGTAAAAGCCAATGAAGTAACGGAAATGGCACCTCCCGCCCCAGAGCCAGAGTTTCCAGCTGCCTGCGTAGAACCAGATCTGCAGGAGAGTGTGTTGCCTTTCACAGAGGTAAAGATGGAAGAAGAAGCAAATGTAAAGAATggacagcaagcctctgagcaaACAGAACAGACTGACACTCCTGAGCCAGGCCTGCGAGCCCGGAAGCCCAGATACCGCTTCATGAACTATGACAACTCTGAAAATGGCAAGTGGGCCACAGATGACATTCCAGATGACTTGAATGCCATCAATAAGCAGGCGGATGAGTGGAGATGCATCATGGAATCCCCCTCATCTCCCAGCTACGCTGCCCAGTTTGATACTGCTTTCCAGTGTACGCCCTTAGAAAAGCTGATTGCCTGTCAGGAGAAGAACCCAGTCAGCGGCCTCATCGAATATAGCCAGTACACTTACCAGCGCTGTGAATTTGCCCTTTTGGAGCAGAGCGGACCCTCACATGAACCAAG ATTTAAGTTCCAGGCTGTTATAAATGGGCGCCGGTTCCCACCAGCGGAAGCAGGTAGCAAAAAACTGGCCAAGCAGGAGGCAGCTGCCAACGCCATGAAAATCCTGATGCGCGAAGCTGAGAACGAAGGGGAGGATGGCATGGAAGGGGAGGAGTCATTTGTCCCAGACAGCGCCGAAGCAGAGTTG CCTGCACGCCCAGAACCAGAGCCTCCATCTGCCGCGGCACAGCTACACTTGTCCTCTGGGAAGAACCCCATCAGCATATTAATGGAATATGGACAGAAGTCAGGGAGCACGTGCGAATTCCAGCTGCTGTCCCAGGAGGGACCACCCCATGACCCCAA GTTCAAATACTGCGTGAAGGTGGGTGAGCAGACTTTCCCCGCGGTGATAGCCAACAGCAAGAAGGGAGCAAAGCAGATGGCAGCTGAGGTTGCTGTGAAGATCCTCCgcggggaggctggggggcagtTCTTCCCAGAACAG CCTTCCGTAGAGGTCCCAAGCGAGCCGTCCCTGGATCCGCCTGTTGCTCAGCCCCTGAATCCAGATGAGTCAAAAGCAGCAACAGCCAAGGGCATTGGGGAGCTGATCAAATACCTCAATGCCAATCCTGTCAGTGGCCTGCTGGAATATGCCCGTTCCAATGGGTttgcagcagagttcaaaatgaTCGATCAGACGGGACCTCCTCACGATCCGAA GTTTGTCTACCAAGCCAAGGTTGGAGGTCGTTGGTTCCCAGCTGTGACTGCACACAACAAAAAGCAAGGCAAGCAGGAAGCGGCCGACGCAGCGCTCAGAGTCCTGATTGGGGAAACGGAGAAGGCTGAGCGCACCGAAGGACTGAGCATCACAGAG ctccctGTGAGCGGCAGTACCCTGCATGATCAGATAGCTATGCTAAGCCACCAGCGCTTCAACGCCCTCACTGCTCGCATCCAGCACAGCCTGCTCGGACGGAAGATCCTGGCTGCAATCATCATGAGGCGAGGAGAAGAGGGCCTGGGAGTTGTGGTCAGCATTGGCACAG GTAATCGCTGCgtgaagggggaggagctgagccTGAAGGGAGAGACTGTGAATGACTGCCATGCAGAAATCATTTCCCGACGAGGCTTCGTGAG GTTTCTCTACAGTGAGCTGATGAAGTACAATCCCGCCGATCCCTCCTCCACAGAACAGAGCATATTTGAGTCAGCAGGAGAAAACAGGCTCAAAATAAAAGATGATGTGACCTTTCACCTCTACGTCAG CACGGCGCCTTGTGGAGATGGGGCCCTCTTCGATAAATCCTGCAGTGACCAGGCAAGCACAGTGGGGGAAAGCCAGCATCAGCCTCTCTTTGAGAATCCCAAGCAGGGTAAACTGCGCACCAAGGTGGAGAATG GGGAAGGCACCATTCCCGTGGAGTCGAGTGACATTGTGCCTACGTGGGATGGGATCCAGCATGGGGAGAGGCTGCGCACCATGTCCTGCAGTGACAAAATCCTGCGCTGGAATGTGCTGGGCCTGCAAGGGGCATTGCTGTCGCATTTTATGCAGCCAGTGTACCTCAGCTCCGTCACGCTCG GTTACCTATACAGCCAGGGTCACCTGACACGTGCAATCTGCTGCCGCATGTCGAGAGACGGGAGCACATTTGAAGCAGGTCTCCAGGCTCCGTATCATGTTAAACATCCTGAG GTGGGGAGAGTTAGCGTGTACGACTCCGCCAGGCAGACGGGCAAGACCAAGGAGTCGAGCGTGAACTGGTGTCTTGCTGACGAAAGCGAGGTGGAAGTCCTGGATGGCACAAAAGGCAAAGTAGACGG acCAAAGCTGGAGGTGTCCCGCGTGTCCAAGAGGAGCATGTTCACCCTGTTCCAGCAGCTCTGTGCCAAGGCTGACCGCAAAGACCTGCAGAGCGTCGCGCTGTACTCAGATGCCAAGGAGGCAGCCTCGGCCTACCAGGGAGCCAAGCAGCACTTCTTCAGGGCACTGGAGGAGATGAGTTACGGGAGCTGGATCTGCAAACCCCAGGAAGAGGAGAACTTCTCTCTCTCCGATGCGTAA
- the CHRNB2 gene encoding neuronal acetylcholine receptor subunit beta-2, whose amino-acid sequence MVSLAQLISVHEREQIMTTNVWLTQEWEDYRLTWKPGDFDNMRKVRLPSKHIWLPDVVLYNNADGMYEVSFYSNAVVSYDGSIFWLPPAIYKSACKIEVKHFPFDQQNCTMKFRSWTYDRTEIDLVLKSDVASLDDFTPSGEWDIIALPGRRNENPDDSTYVDITYDFIIRRKPLFYTINLIIPCILITSLAILVFYLPSDCGEKMTLCISVLLALTVFLLLISKIVPPTSLDVPLVGKYLMFTMVLVTFSIVTSVCVLNVHHRSPTTHTMPPWVKVVFLDKLPTVLFMKQPRQNCARQRLRRQNQERASSSCCLRESTHSCTCFANQATIKKLGVGAGRQGQAPAPSQRCCCGVEEAVDGVRFIADHMRSEDEDQSVSEDWKYVAMVIDRLFLWIFVFVCVFGTIGMFLQPLFQNYATNSLLQLNHGPPSSK is encoded by the exons ATGGTGTCGCTGGCCCAGCTCATCAGCGTG CACGAGCGGGAGCAGATCATGACGACCAACGTGTGGCTGACGCAG GAGTGGGAGGATTACCGCCTCACCTGGAAGCCAGGGGACTTCGACAACATGCGGAAGGTGCGCCTGCCCTCCAAGCACATCTGGCTGCCGGATGTCGTCCTCTACAACAA TGCCGATGGGATGTACGAGGTCTCCTTCTACTCCAACGCGGTGGTCTCCTACGATGGCAGCATCTTCTGGCTGCCCCCGGCCATCTACAAGAGCGCCTGCAAAATCGAGGTCAAGCACTTCCCCTTCGACCAGCAGAACTGCACCATGAAGTTCCGCTCGTGGACCTACGACCGGACGGAGATCGACCTGGTGTTGAAGAGCGACGTGGCCAGCCTGGACGACTTCACGCCTAGCGGCGAGTGGGACATCATCGCTCTGCCGGGGCGGCGGAACGAGAACCCCGACGACTCCACCTACGTGGACATCACCTACGACTTCATCATCCGCCGCAAACCGCTCTTCTACACCATCAACCTCATCATCCCCTGCATCCTCATCACCTCGCTGGCCATCCTGGTCTTCTACCTGCCCTCCGACTGCGGCGAGAAGATGACGCTCTGCATCTCCGTGCTGCTGGCCCTCACCGTCTTCCTGCTGCTCATCTCCAAGATCGTGCCACCCACCTCGCTGGACGTGCCGCTGGTGGGCAAGTACCTGATGTTCACCATGGTGCTGGTGACCTTCTCCATCGTCACCAGCGTGTGCGTGCTCAATGTGCACCACCGCTCGCCCACCACGCACACCATGCCGCCCTGGGTCAAGGTGGTCTTCCTGGACAAGCTGCCCACCGTCCTCTTCATGAAGCAGCCGCGCCAGAACTGTGCCCGCCAGCGGCTGCGCCGGCAGAACCAGGAGcgggccagcagcagctgctgcctgcgGGAgagcacccactcctgcacctgcTTCGCCAACCAGGCCACCATCAAGAAGCTCGGCGTGGGGGCCGGCCGGCAG GGGCAGGCCCCGGCGCCCAGCCAGAGGTGCTGCTGCGGGGTGGAGGAGGCGGTGGATGGGGTGCGCTTCATCGCAGACCACATGAGGAGCGAGGACGAGGACCAGAGC GTGAGCGAGGACTGGAAGTACGTAGCCATGGTGATCGACCGCCTCTTCCTGTGGATCTTTGTCTTCGTCTGCGTCTTCGGGACCATCGGCATGTTCCTCCAGCCGCTCTTCCAGAACTACGCCACCAACTccctgctgcagctcaaccaCGGCCCGCCCAGCTCCAAatag